One genomic region from Desulfuromonas sp. TF encodes:
- a CDS encoding BON domain-containing protein, with protein sequence MLKLHRIMKFLVCVVLVTSFLGCASTQKSSSAGEYVDDTVITTKVKTAILGDPALKVFQINVETFKGEVQLSGFVDSPQAVTKAGEVARSVKGVVKVKNDLIVK encoded by the coding sequence ATGTTAAAACTGCATCGCATTATGAAGTTCCTGGTTTGTGTTGTCCTGGTTACTTCATTCCTGGGGTGTGCATCGACGCAAAAAAGCTCAAGCGCAGGCGAGTATGTCGATGACACCGTCATCACAACCAAGGTAAAAACCGCAATCCTGGGAGATCCGGCGCTGAAGGTCTTTCAGATCAATGTCGAAACCTTCAAGGGCGAAGTTCAGTTGAGTGGTTTTGTTGATTCGCCGCAGGCCGTCACCAAGGCAGGAGAGGTAGCCCGCAGCGTCAAGGGGGTCGTAAAGGTAAAAAACGACCTGATTGTAAAATAG
- a CDS encoding putative quinol monooxygenase, whose product MIVATINLTVPPEKRKEVLQTFKAMLRLIRREQGCLGCNCYVDIEAENNIFFRAEWKTREDLNSHLGSNHFGVLVGAMKLLTKEPEIRFNTIASTAGAEDVKAARAQ is encoded by the coding sequence ATGATCGTTGCCACGATCAATCTGACGGTGCCACCCGAAAAACGAAAAGAGGTCCTGCAAACCTTCAAGGCGATGCTCAGACTGATTCGGCGCGAGCAGGGCTGCCTGGGCTGCAATTGCTACGTGGACATCGAAGCTGAAAACAATATTTTCTTCAGGGCGGAGTGGAAGACCCGTGAGGACTTGAACTCCCATCTGGGGTCCAACCATTTCGGCGTACTGGTCGGAGCCATGAAGCTGCTCACCAAGGAACCGGAAATCAGGTTCAACACCATCGCCTCGACGGCGGGAGCGGAGGATGTAAAAGCGGCGCGAGCGCAATGA
- a CDS encoding Thivi_2564 family membrane protein translates to MPLIQVVIVLVVVGVLLWLVNRFIPMAGSIKTILNAVVVIAVILWLLNVFGLLSSLSTIRVGK, encoded by the coding sequence ATGCCGTTAATTCAAGTGGTCATAGTCCTTGTCGTGGTTGGCGTTCTTCTCTGGCTCGTCAACCGATTCATCCCGATGGCGGGATCCATAAAGACGATTTTGAATGCCGTTGTGGTCATTGCGGTGATTCTGTGGCTCCTGAACGTTTTTGGACTTTTAAGCTCCCTTTCCACGATCCGCGTGGGGAAGTGA
- a CDS encoding DUF3309 family protein, with product MLGTILIVVIILLLLGALPTWPHSRQWGYLPSGGLGLILLILLILMLMGRI from the coding sequence ATGTTAGGAACAATCTTGATCGTCGTCATCATTCTGCTGCTGCTGGGCGCCCTGCCCACCTGGCCCCACAGCCGGCAATGGGGTTACCTGCCGAGTGGCGGGCTGGGGTTGATCCTGTTGATTCTCCTTATCCTGATGCTGATGGGCCGGATTTAA
- a CDS encoding lmo0937 family membrane protein, with amino-acid sequence MLWTIAVILIILWALGLVSSYTLGGFIHVLLVVALIVVVVGFLQGRRA; translated from the coding sequence ATGTTGTGGACCATAGCCGTGATACTGATCATTCTGTGGGCCCTGGGACTGGTGAGCAGTTACACCCTGGGCGGCTTCATTCATGTCTTGCTGGTCGTTGCCCTTATTGTCGTGGTTGTCGGGTTCCTGCAGGGGCGAAGAGCATGA
- a CDS encoding CsbD family protein, with amino-acid sequence MAERDNQGRKTKKSSIKDKAEGTFHEVKGRLKESAGKLSHNKNLKAEGTIEKVAGKAQKKIGKVKKVLGK; translated from the coding sequence GTGGCCGAACGAGACAATCAGGGGAGGAAGACCAAGAAATCCAGCATAAAGGATAAAGCGGAAGGAACCTTCCACGAGGTGAAAGGCAGGCTCAAGGAGTCCGCCGGAAAACTGAGTCACAACAAAAACCTGAAAGCCGAAGGTACGATCGAAAAGGTCGCCGGCAAAGCGCAGAAAAAGATCGGTAAGGTCAAGAAGGTTTTGGGGAAGTAG